In the genome of Bremerella sp. JC817, one region contains:
- a CDS encoding BadF/BadG/BcrA/BcrD ATPase family protein — MATSRQSKLSISTPPAVGELILAVDGGGTKTRCTLAEVGPLGKWRVLGTGNAGACNPRVVGVDAAAAAINEAVQIAKAEAGLDSFPCHRGLFAIAGTLHLPTRQALSERLAQLELADHEDVMPDLLPLIMDDPKNEVVALVSGTGSVGVGRDLQGNVAIAGGWGPWLGDDGSGFSLGRQALRQTLRTLESGAPLSPMQAAICDELEAENALDIRTRLAEAKDQRDLLARVAPVVLSTAMQNEPDAQAIVAHGAEELTSLVQSVQSRLRLKQNPMRIVVSGGVFQAGGYLRAALQKSLEQKGITPKFTAIDDPTTPILKMLVRGMTSADYQILP, encoded by the coding sequence ATGGCGACTTCCAGGCAGTCTAAGCTTTCGATCTCGACACCACCTGCCGTTGGTGAGCTGATTCTAGCGGTCGACGGTGGTGGTACGAAGACGCGCTGCACACTGGCAGAAGTCGGTCCGTTGGGAAAATGGCGCGTTCTGGGAACCGGCAATGCCGGGGCCTGTAATCCACGTGTGGTCGGTGTGGATGCGGCCGCCGCCGCGATCAACGAAGCCGTTCAAATTGCCAAAGCGGAAGCGGGACTCGACTCCTTTCCTTGTCACCGCGGACTTTTCGCGATCGCGGGGACGCTTCATCTTCCCACTCGCCAGGCTCTCAGTGAACGACTCGCCCAGCTTGAATTGGCCGATCACGAAGACGTGATGCCAGACCTTCTTCCTCTCATCATGGATGACCCGAAGAACGAAGTCGTGGCGCTCGTTTCGGGGACTGGGTCAGTTGGCGTGGGCCGCGATTTGCAAGGCAATGTCGCGATTGCTGGTGGCTGGGGCCCTTGGCTCGGAGATGATGGCAGTGGATTCTCTCTAGGGCGACAGGCACTGCGGCAGACACTGCGAACGCTGGAATCTGGGGCTCCGCTTTCCCCCATGCAAGCGGCCATTTGTGACGAATTGGAAGCCGAGAATGCGCTCGACATCAGAACGAGACTAGCCGAAGCCAAGGATCAGCGAGATCTCTTAGCCCGTGTTGCGCCGGTGGTCCTTTCAACTGCGATGCAGAACGAACCGGATGCTCAGGCAATTGTCGCCCATGGCGCCGAAGAACTCACGTCGCTCGTGCAATCGGTGCAAAGTCGGTTACGGCTGAAGCAAAATCCGATGCGAATTGTGGTCTCTGGCGGAGTCTTTCAGGCAGGCGGGTACCTGCGAGCGGCATTGCAGAAATCGCTAGAGCAGAAAGGCATTACGCCTAAGTTCACCGCGATCGACGACCCGACGACGCCGATTCTGAAAATGCTCGTTCGCGGAATGACCTCGGCCGACTATCAGATCTTGCCGTAA
- the murQ gene encoding N-acetylmuramic acid 6-phosphate etherase, translated as MLEHLTTEAHNPASEHLDQLSTMEMVQLINQQDALIADAVGQQAAQIAASIDVISQRLSIGGRLIYIGAGTSGRLGILDAAECPPTFNSDPKQVLGLIAGGPTAMTTAVEGAEDRPELGAADLQHIALSASDVVVGIASSGRTPYVIGGLAYARSIGAFAIGLTCNDNSELLPHCDLVIAPVVGAEVLSGSTRMKAGTATKMVLNMLSTGAMIRQGKTYGNLMVDLRATNIKLTDRARRIVRAATKVTDQRASELLRECSGEVKTAIVVHQTGLSPEEARLLLSEAQGHLREAIMGATRECES; from the coding sequence ATGCTCGAACATTTGACAACCGAGGCGCATAACCCAGCGTCGGAACATCTCGATCAATTGTCGACGATGGAGATGGTCCAGTTGATCAATCAACAGGACGCGCTGATTGCCGACGCGGTCGGACAACAGGCTGCGCAGATCGCCGCATCGATTGACGTCATTTCGCAGCGATTGTCGATCGGCGGCCGCCTGATCTATATTGGTGCGGGGACTTCCGGGCGACTAGGGATCTTGGACGCTGCCGAGTGCCCGCCAACCTTCAATTCCGATCCTAAACAGGTCCTGGGATTAATCGCGGGTGGTCCGACAGCAATGACCACGGCCGTTGAAGGTGCGGAAGATCGTCCCGAACTCGGCGCGGCGGACCTGCAGCATATCGCCTTGAGCGCATCGGACGTCGTGGTTGGCATCGCCAGCAGCGGCCGCACACCCTATGTGATTGGTGGCTTGGCCTACGCTCGGAGTATTGGCGCGTTTGCGATTGGGCTTACCTGTAACGACAATTCCGAACTTCTGCCGCACTGCGATCTGGTAATTGCCCCGGTCGTTGGTGCCGAGGTGCTTAGCGGATCGACCCGCATGAAAGCCGGAACCGCGACGAAAATGGTTCTAAATATGTTGAGCACCGGCGCGATGATTCGCCAGGGAAAGACCTATGGAAACTTGATGGTGGATCTGCGTGCCACGAATATCAAGCTGACCGATCGAGCACGCCGTATCGTACGTGCGGCAACAAAAGTTACCGATCAACGCGCTTCCGAACTGCTCCGGGAATGCTCGGGCGAAGTGAAGACTGCGATCGTCGTCCATCAGACTGGCCTGTCACCAGAGGAAGCAAGATTGCTTCTCAGTGAAGCTCAAGGACACTTACGCGAAGCGATTATGGGAGCAACCAGGGAATGCGAGTCTTAA